One segment of Thunnus thynnus chromosome 19, fThuThy2.1, whole genome shotgun sequence DNA contains the following:
- the zdhhc12b gene encoding palmitoyltransferase ZDHHC12-B, whose product MFKNVFGSGFLVRTAHVILTWVITLILFLHDTELRKQEETGQLVQPVLFVLLVLVSVLLYFAVSLMDPGFILSDDSDLQFTLGVTEEQQDMIPPTSKSLRQRRCGHCLLQQPMRSKHCQTCQHCVRRYDHHCPWIENCVGERNHRWFVLYLAVQLLVLLWGLHIAWTGFSYVPTWQLWLRTNGMLLAVAMLVALLSLIVLLLLGSHLYLVSLNTTTWEFMSRHRISYLKHCGADENPFDRGTFHNLWGFFCVWGSVVWEQVYFREGSDQV is encoded by the exons atgttcaaaaatgttttcGGCTCAGGGTTTCTGGTGAGAACAGCTCATGTGATTCTGACATGGGTCATAACGTTAATACTCTTTCTACATGATACAG AGCTGAGGAAGCAGGAGGAGACAGGCCAGCTCGTCCAGCCGGTGCTCTTCGTCCTGCtggtgttggtgtctgtgttgcTCTACTTCGCTGTTTCTCTGATGGACCCTGGGTTCATCTTGTCTGATGACAGCGATTTGCAG TTCACGCTGGGAGTgactgaggagcagcaggacATGATCCCACCCACTTCCAAATCCCTGCGACAGCGGCGCTGTGGCCACTGTCTGCTTCAG CAGCCAATGAGATCAAAGCACTGCCAGACGTGTCAGCACTGTGTCCGGCGTTACGACCATCACTGCCCGTGGATTGAGAACTGTGTGGGCGAGAGAAACCACCGCTGGTTTGTGCTTTATCTGGCCGTGcagctgctggtgctgctgtggGGTCTGCACATAGCCTG GACGGGTTTCAGCTACGTGCCCACCTGGCAGCTGTGGCTGCGTACTAACGGCATGCTGCTGGCCGTCGCCATGCTGGTGGCTCTGCTCTCGCTGATCGTGCTGCTACTGCTCGGCTCCCACCTCTACCTGGTCTCTCTCAACACCACCACCTGGGAGTTCATGTCACGCCACCGCATCTCCTACCTCAAACACTGTGGTGCCGACGAAAACCCGTTCGACCGCGGCACCTTCCACAACCTCTGGGGTTTCTTCTGTGTGTGGGGCTCAGTGGTGTGGGAACAGGTGTACTTCAGAGAGGGCAGCGACCAAGTCTAG
- the pkn3 gene encoding serine/threonine-protein kinase N2 produces the protein MSGLTLQNGCLQGLDEGDILDPQFQQRLEDARTLLRQEIQRELKIKEAAERLRRAVTNRKSAADVEGQLKASSRKLEKLHWELQELNARSMATEKDNTTGCSEEEDNLSPESCQWEEITSPLAGRVRTLKKQLTMETKVKQGAENIIQTYNNSSVKDRKMLSSAQQMVQDSRTKIELLRMQIIKVSQAKDGERDGIHGHPLELISPLELRVAELMHHMKIESAVAEGAKNVVRQLSGRKIQDRRILAEAQARMQESSQKVDLLRLSLERRLSELPQDHPKHTAIKEELLLRTSPSYGTPKKQPPSSSSFFKPASLTGRLEVCLMGCQDLLESVPGRGRVTSVSATPGSLSDGKSLKVRAGLSGRNANGKTTKADDLSSEISAVLKVDNMIVGRTHWRQLGKEAWGQSFSIELERSRELEIAVYWRDWRALSGVKFLRLEDFLDNRRHGMCLQLEPQGILFIEVTFINPVIERRSKLQRQRRIFPKEKGKDFLRAAQMNMNFATWGRLMMSILPPCSSLEPMSPPLTGPNSGPTSSTTSPAREPAVVSLNFTEEQPGRSPHRTRKNTKDSPLSPSMKKSPTPVRQPSIHPPPKRHEGLQLEDFNCISVLGRGHFGKVLLAEYKKSGKLFAIKALKKGDIVTRDEVDSLTCEKRIFEVINASHHPFLVNLHGCFQTADHVCFVMAYSPGGDLMKHIHTSIFTEKQTRFYSSCVLLGLEFLHQNKIVYRDLKLDNLLMDADGFVRIADFGLCKEGMGHGDRTSTFCGTPEFLAPEVLTDNNYTRSVDWWGLGVLIYEMLVGESPFPGDDEEEVFDSIVNDDVRYPRFLSPESVSLMQKLLQKNPEMRLGGGQEDASQIKKHKFFQGVDWDALLAKKVKPPFLPVIRAQQDVSNFDEEFTRLKPVLTLPRTPCVLTAEQQEVFADFDFSFIS, from the exons AACGGCTGCCTGCAGGGGCTGGATGAAGGGGATATTCTTGACCCACAGTTTCAGCAGCGATTGGAAGATGCCCGTACTCTGCTCAGGCAGGAGATCCAGCGAGAGCTGAAGATCAAGGAGGCTGCTGAGAGGCTGCGACGGGCAGTCACCAATCGCAAGAGTGCGGCCGACGTGGAAGGCCAACTCAAGGCCTCGAGCCGCAAGCTGGAGAAGTTGCACTGGGAACTACAGGAGCTCAACGCCAGGTCTATGGCCACAGAGAAGGACAACACCACAG GCTGCTCGGAAGAAGAAGACAACCTGTCACCAGAATCGTGCCAGTGGGAAGAGATCACATCACCACTGGCAGGGCGAGTCAGAACCCTGAAGAAACAGCTCACCATGGAAACCAAAGTCAAACAGGGTGCTGAGAACATCATCCAGACCTACAACAACAGTTCAGtcaag gacAGGAAGATGCTGTCTTCAGCCCAGCAGATGGTGCAGGACAGCCGCACTAAGATTGAGCTGCTGCGCATGCAGATTATCAAAGTCAGTCAAGCCAAAGACGGGGAACGAGATGGTATACATG GTCATCCTTTGGAGTTGATCAGTCCTCTGGAGCTGCGGGTGGCTGAACTCATGCACCACATGAAGATTGAATCAGCCGTAGCAGAAGGCGCCAAAAATGTGGTGAGACAGTTGAGTGGGCGTAAGATCCAGGACCGCCGCATACTTGCAGAG GCCCAGGCACGAATGCAAGAGTCGTCTCAGAAGGTGGATCTGTTACGTCTCTCTCTGGAAAGACGTTTGAGCGAGCTGCCTCAGGACCATCCCAAACACACTGCCATTAAAGAGGAACTACTGTTGAGAACCTCGCCTTCCTACGGCACACCAAAGAAGCAACCtccatcttcttcctccttcttcaaACCAGCTAGTTTAACAG GGCGGTTAGAAGTATGTTTGATGGGCTGCCAAGACCTGTTGGAGTCTGTTCCGGGCCGTGGTCGTGTGACCAGTGTCTCAGCTACTCCTGGAAGCCTGTCAGATGGAAAGTCTCTGAAGGTGAGAGCGGGACTCTCAGGACGTAATGCCAACGGCAAGACAACCAAGGCTGATGACCTGTCCT CTGAGATAAGCGCCGTGCTGAAGGTGGACAACATGATAGTGGGACGCACTCACTGGAGACAGCTGGGGAAAGAAGCCTGGGGCCAGAGCTTCAGCATTGAACTGGAACGG TCCAGGGAGCTGGAAATTGCTGTGTACTGGAGAGACTGGCGAGCGTTAAGTGGGGTGAAGTTCCTGCGGCTGGAGGATTTCCTGGATAATCGGAGACACGGCATGTGTCTGCAGCTGGAGCCTCAGGGCATCCTCTTCATTGAG GTGACGTTTATCAATCCTGTCATTGAACGGCGCTCCAAGCTCCAGAGGCAGAGAAGAATTTTCCCTAAAGAAAAAG gGAAGGACTTTCTGCGAGCTGCCCAGATGAACATGAACTTTGCCACTTGGGGCCGTCTGATGATGAGCATCCTGCCTCCCTGCAGCTCCCTTGAGCCTATGAGCCCTCCATTAACAGGCCCTAACAGTGGCCCCACATCATCCACCACCTCTCCAGCACG AGAACCTGCTGTGGTGAGTCTGAATTTTACTGAGGAACAACCAGGCAGATCTCCACATCGCACCAGAAAGAACACTAAAGACTCTCCACTG TCTCCCAGTATGAAGAAGAGCCCAACGCCTGTACGACAaccctccatccatccacctccaAA GAGGCATGAAGGGCTACAGCTGGAAGACTTCAACTGCATTTCAGTTCTAGGAAGAGGTCATTTTGGAAAG gtgctgctagcagagtatAAGAAGTCTGGAAAACTGTTCGCCATCAAAGCCCTGAAGAAAGGAGACATCGTGACACGTGATGAAGTTGACAG cctcacatgtgaaaAGAGGATCTTTGAAGTCATCAACGCGTCACATCATCCTTTCCTGGTGAACCTGCACGGCTGCTTCCAGACTGCAGACCACGTGTGCTTTGTGATGGCCTACTCCCCCGGAGGAGACCTGATGAAGCACATTCACACCAGCATCTTCACTGAGAAACAGACCCG GTTTTATTCATCGTGCGTGCTGCTGGGTCTGGAGTTTCTCCACCAAAACAAAATAGTTTACAG ggaTCTGAAGCTGGATAACCTGCTAATGGATGCAGACGGCTTTGTCAGGATAGCAGACTTTGGTTTGTGTAAAGAAG GTATGGGCCACGGGGATCGCACCTCCACATTCTGTGGAACACCAGAGTTTCTGGCTCCAGAGGTGCTGACAGACAACAACTACACCCGCAGTGTGGACTGGTGGGGACTGGGGGTCCTCATCTATGAGATGCTGGTGGGGGAG tcGCCCTTCCCCGgcgatgatgaagaagaagtgTTTGACAGCATCGTCAACGATGACGTGCGCTATCCTCGCTTCCTCTCACCTGAGTCCGTGTCCCTCATGCAAAAG ctgctgcagaaaaatCCTGAGATGAGACTcggaggaggacaggaagacGCCTCACagatcaaaaaacacaaattcttCCAG GGAGTGGACTGGGACGCTCTTCTGGCCAAGAAGGTGAAGCCGCCCTTCCTGCCGGTCATCAGAGCGCAGCAGGACGTCAGTAACTTCGACGAGGAGTTCACTCGCCTCAAGCCGGTCCTCACCCTCCCGCGAACACCCTGCGTCCTCACCGCCGAGCAACAAGAAGTCTTTGCTGACTTTGACTTCTCTTTCATCAGTTGA